Proteins from a genomic interval of Papaver somniferum cultivar HN1 chromosome 4, ASM357369v1, whole genome shotgun sequence:
- the LOC113271779 gene encoding protein LONGIFOLIA 1-like isoform X2, protein MSAKLLQALTEDSSDLQKQIGCMTGIFQIFDRQNALVTARRITNHSHSRILSDHSHLNNGNRGGDTDNGRYFSSSVTERQRVPAESSRTSISSSSSSSSFSSVNCKNVVRAEIPQQGNIFSETSSKQLRSAQQNASPQLRQPPLDFRDAVKDSIYKEACGTPAKTMTKEETMNRVEKHRNAIRPFQLSESVDGSYKVGNYGMSGMPADFSESLRLLSRLREGHGSLNDTKEPPRSSYEGRHGSSFVVPRDAPRFSYDGQEMSHTTFESRGSLKSNTKFKEHPRMSLDSSECSMKRTNSAPRSNSNSNVMDLQRDSGASQIAQRPLQEAGMHVKQHSNVVAKLMGLELMPTSQTASEGQWSAKAYPNRDIDSFSRPSECRAPSSPRSLFKEPTSPRSKNSNLIMKPISSSPFPIEPAPWRQLDGTRGVQRPAGRNHGNPTSSSLTSPSVYGNIERRLRELEYKQLDGDLRTLEHMLDTMQENELYEIQREEDQASNFELEINYNKQNHSDIDRSFRLINGRNPENSRPVAATSRPSSPAESPIVIMKPAKSARTLVNKVNGISTAQKLVNGDSADCRKGAVNGRVAKNLRPKVSQPVRGRDSDNGKKANAMTSNSAKTSTRSQQLPREKTLSSTRSSGSASPKIYQKRPQPERQARPPVPSPDLSTTKKQSVRKSGSSSGKRRTKSPTMRQKDDNTSKISNETRSLSYQGDEVSLCSDSNFSSASQMDVEVTSADRSGEMSSMFIQQDSLSPSSKVPSKFSSPVEQKSYMLSEDAQQAELMAATPEQPSPVSVLDASFYRDDLSSPDEKTQNLDEYHVEEQNPTDLDHLHRGRKKLENVEHLVQKLRRLNSSHDESKTDYIASLCENSNPDHRYVSEILLASGLLLGDLESGLMSLQPHPSGHPINPDLFYVLEQTKTSNNYLTGTEKSCEEDAVASNAHQQEKLHRKLVFDSVNEILEHKLDSVGPLLNPWLQSNKLAGRTLNAQQLLRDLCSEIEKLIQGSENSACNFDGDDFLKNILFKDVVSVSHKWAVSNGEVSGVVLDVEKLMFKDLIDEIVNSEIIARQTRRCRQLFAM, encoded by the exons ATGTCTGCAaaacttcttcaagccctaacaGAAGATAGCTCAGATCTGCAGAAACAAATTGGGTGTATGACTGGGATTTTTCAGATTTTTGATCGTCAAAATGCACTAGTTACAGCAAGAAGAATTACAAATCATAGTCACAGTAGAATCCTTTCAG ATCATTCCCACCTCAACAATGGCAACCGTGGAGGCGATACAGACAAT GGAAGGTATTTTAGCAGTAGTGTCACTGAGAGACAAAGAGTTCCAGCCGAGTCATCGAGAACCTCTATCTCATCTTCCTCTAGTTCATCCTCTTTCTCTTCGGTCAATTGTAAGAATGTAGTGCGAGCAGAAATTCCTCAACAGGGAAACATTTTTTCAGAAACGTCCTCAAAGCAACTACGGAGTGCCCAACAAAACGCGTCTCCTCAATTACGTCAGCCACCACTTGATTTCAGAGATGCGGTGAAAGATTCAATCTACAAAGAAGCTTGTGGCACACCAGCTAAAACTATGACCAAAGAGGAAACGATGAACCGTGTTGAGAAGCATAGAAATGCTATTAGGCCATTTCAACTCTCGGAATCGGTGGATGGATCTTATAAAGTAGGAAACTATGGGATGTCAGGAATGCCAGCTGATTTTAGTGAGTCGCTCAGACTTCTAAGTAGACTTCGAGAAGGGCATGGAAGTCTTAATGATACTAAAGAACCACCAAGGTCGTCATATGAAGGGAGACATGGGTCTTCATTTGTAGTCCCAAGGGATGCTCCTCGTTTCTCCTATGATGGGCAGGAAATGTCTCATACAACTTTTGAATCACGGGGCAGCCTCAAGTCCAATACAAAGTTCAAAGAGCACCCAAGGATGTCTTTAGATAGCAGTGAATGTTCAATGAAGAGAACAAATTCTGCTCCACGTTCAAATTCAAATTCTAATGTGATGGATTTGCAGAGGGATAGCGGCGCATCTCAGATTGCCCAAAGACCACTACAAGAAGCAGGAATGCACGTGAAGCAACATTCTAATGTCGTGGCAAAGCTGATGGGTTTAGAATTAATGCCCACTTCCCAAACGGCTTCTGAGGGTCAGTGGTCGGCTAAAGCATACCCAAACAGAGATATTGATTCTTTCTCGAGACCATCTGAATGCAGAGCCCCCAGTTCGCCAAGGAGCTTGTTTAAGGAACCCACCTCACCACGATCTAAAAATTCGAATTTAATTATGAAACCCATTTCGAGTTCACCGTTTCCAATTGAACCTGCTCCTTGGAGGCAGCTAGATGGTACTCGTGGTGTTCAAAGACCAGCAGGGAGGAACCATGGAAACCCCACTAGCTCATCACTTACTTCTCCTTCTGTTTATGGGAACATCGAGAGAAGGTTAAGAGAACTTGAATATAAGCAACTGGATGGTGATCTCAGAACTCTCGAGCATATGTTGGACACAATGCAGGAAAATGAGCTATATGAAATCCAAAGAGAGGAGGACCAAGCATCGAACTTTGAGTTGGAGATCAACTATAACAAACAGAACCATTCTGACATTGATCGGAGCTTTAGGTTGATAAATGGGAGAAACCCTGAGAATAGCCGTCCAGTTGCTGCAACTTCCAGGCCTTCTAGTCCAGCTGAATCGCCAATTGTAATCATGAAACCAGCAAAAAGTGCTCGTACCTTGGTCAATAAAGTCAATGGCATCTCAACTGCTCAAAAGCTTGTGAATGGTGATTCTGCAGATTGCAGGAAAGGGGCAGTTAATGGCCGAGTAGCTAAGAACCTGCGCCCAAAAGTCAGTCAGCCTGTTCGAGGGAGAGACTCTGACAATGGTAAGAAAGCCAATGCCATGACCTCAAATTCAGCAAAAACTTCAACCAGGTCTCAGCAACTACCAAGGGAGAAGACATTAAGCTCCACTAGGAGCTCAGGATCTGCAAGTCCAAAAATATATCAAAAGAGACCTCAACCGGAGAGACAAGCTCGTCCTCCAGTCCCTTCACCAGATTTGAGCACAACTAAAAAGCAATCTGTCAGAAAGTCAGGTTCTTCAAGTGGAAAGCGCAGAACAAAATCTCCGACTATGCGGCAAAAGGATGACAATACAAGTAAAATCAGTAATGAAACAAGAAGTTTAAGTTATCAAGGAGATGAAGTTTCTCTCTGTTCCGATAGCAACTTTAGCTCGGCATCGCAGATGGATGTAGAAGTAACAAGTGCTGATAGATCAGGTGAAATGAGCAGCATGTTCATCCAACAAGATAGTTTGAGCCCATCGTCAAAAGTTCCTAGCAAGTTCAGTTCTCCGGTAGAACAGAAA TCATACATGCTGAGTGAGGATGCTCAGCAGGCAGAATTGATGGCAGCTACCCCTGAACAACCGAGTCCTGTTTCTGTTCTTGATGCCTCATTCTACAGAGATGATTTATCTTCACCTG ATGAAAAGACACAAAACCTTGATGAATATCATGTCGAAGAACAGAATCCAACTGATCTTGATCATTTGCATCGTGGTCGAAAGAAACTTGAAAACGTTGAGCACCTGGTTCAGAAGCTTAGACGGCTAAACTCATCTCATGACGAATCCAAAACAGATTATATTGCATCACTATGTGAGAACAGTAACCCAGATCATAGATACGTGTCAGAGATATTATTAGCATCCGGACTGCTACTAGGAGACCTTGAATCCGGCTTGATGTCCCTTCAACCCCACCCATCAGGCCATCCAATCAATCCAGATTTGTTCTATGTGCTGGAGCAAACTAAGACCAGTAACAATTATCTCACTGGAACTGAGAAGAGCTGCGAAGAAGATGCAGTGGCTTCAAATGCTCATCAGCAAGAGAAATTACATAGGAAGCTCGTATTCGATTCTGTGAATGAAATTCTGGAGCATAAACTGGATTCCGTGGGTCCTTTATTGAACCCATGGCTCCAAAGCAATAAGCTTGCAGGGAGAACTCTAAATGCACAACAGCTTCTTAGAGACTTGTGTTCAGAGATAGAAAAGCTTATTCAAGGGAGTGAAAACTCAGCGTGCAACTTTGATGGAGACGATTTTCTGAAAAACATCTTATTCAAGGATGTTGTCAGTGTTTCACATAAGTGGGCAGTCTCAAATGGTGAGGTTTCAGGAGTAGTATTAGACGTAGAAAAGTTGATGTTTAAGGATTTAATTGATGAGATTGTTAACAGCGAGATCATTGCAAGGCAGACTAGACGATGCAGACAACTTTTCGCAATGTAA
- the LOC113271779 gene encoding protein LONGIFOLIA 1-like isoform X1, translated as MSAKLLQALTEDSSDLQKQIGCMTGIFQIFDRQNALVTARRITNHSHSRILSDHSHLNNGNRGGDTDNGRYFSSSVTERQRVPAESSRTSISSSSSSSSFSSVNCKNVVRAEIPQQGNIFSETSSKQLRSAQQNASPQLRQPPLDFRDAVKDSIYKEACGTPAKTMTKEETMNRVEKHRNAIRPFQLSESVDGSYKVGNYGMSGMPADFSESLRLLSRLREGHGSLNDTKEPPRSSYEGRHGSSFVVPRDAPRFSYDGQEMSHTTFESRGSLKSNTKFKEHPRMSLDSSECSMKRTNSAPRSNSNSNVMDLQRDSGASQIAQRPLQEAGMHVKQHSNVVAKLMGLELMPTSQTASEGQWSAKAYPNRDIDSFSRPSECRAPSSPRSLFKEPTSPRSKNSNLIMKPISSSPFPIEPAPWRQLDGTRGVQRPAGRNHGNPTSSSLTSPSVYGNIERRLRELEYKQLDGDLRTLEHMLDTMQENELYEIQREEDQASNFELEINYNKQNHSDIDRSFRLINGRNPENSRPVAATSRPSSPAESPIVIMKPAKSARTLVNKVNGISTAQKLVNGDSADCRKGAVNGRVAKNLRPKVSQPVRGRDSDNGKKANAMTSNSAKTSTRSQQLPREKTLSSTRSSGSASPKIYQKRPQPERQARPPVPSPDLSTTKKQSVRKSGSSSGKRRTKSPTMRQKDDNTSKISNETRSLSYQGDEVSLCSDSNFSSASQMDVEVTSADRSGEMSSMFIQQDSLSPSSKVPSKFSSPVEQKKQSYMLSEDAQQAELMAATPEQPSPVSVLDASFYRDDLSSPDEKTQNLDEYHVEEQNPTDLDHLHRGRKKLENVEHLVQKLRRLNSSHDESKTDYIASLCENSNPDHRYVSEILLASGLLLGDLESGLMSLQPHPSGHPINPDLFYVLEQTKTSNNYLTGTEKSCEEDAVASNAHQQEKLHRKLVFDSVNEILEHKLDSVGPLLNPWLQSNKLAGRTLNAQQLLRDLCSEIEKLIQGSENSACNFDGDDFLKNILFKDVVSVSHKWAVSNGEVSGVVLDVEKLMFKDLIDEIVNSEIIARQTRRCRQLFAM; from the exons ATGTCTGCAaaacttcttcaagccctaacaGAAGATAGCTCAGATCTGCAGAAACAAATTGGGTGTATGACTGGGATTTTTCAGATTTTTGATCGTCAAAATGCACTAGTTACAGCAAGAAGAATTACAAATCATAGTCACAGTAGAATCCTTTCAG ATCATTCCCACCTCAACAATGGCAACCGTGGAGGCGATACAGACAAT GGAAGGTATTTTAGCAGTAGTGTCACTGAGAGACAAAGAGTTCCAGCCGAGTCATCGAGAACCTCTATCTCATCTTCCTCTAGTTCATCCTCTTTCTCTTCGGTCAATTGTAAGAATGTAGTGCGAGCAGAAATTCCTCAACAGGGAAACATTTTTTCAGAAACGTCCTCAAAGCAACTACGGAGTGCCCAACAAAACGCGTCTCCTCAATTACGTCAGCCACCACTTGATTTCAGAGATGCGGTGAAAGATTCAATCTACAAAGAAGCTTGTGGCACACCAGCTAAAACTATGACCAAAGAGGAAACGATGAACCGTGTTGAGAAGCATAGAAATGCTATTAGGCCATTTCAACTCTCGGAATCGGTGGATGGATCTTATAAAGTAGGAAACTATGGGATGTCAGGAATGCCAGCTGATTTTAGTGAGTCGCTCAGACTTCTAAGTAGACTTCGAGAAGGGCATGGAAGTCTTAATGATACTAAAGAACCACCAAGGTCGTCATATGAAGGGAGACATGGGTCTTCATTTGTAGTCCCAAGGGATGCTCCTCGTTTCTCCTATGATGGGCAGGAAATGTCTCATACAACTTTTGAATCACGGGGCAGCCTCAAGTCCAATACAAAGTTCAAAGAGCACCCAAGGATGTCTTTAGATAGCAGTGAATGTTCAATGAAGAGAACAAATTCTGCTCCACGTTCAAATTCAAATTCTAATGTGATGGATTTGCAGAGGGATAGCGGCGCATCTCAGATTGCCCAAAGACCACTACAAGAAGCAGGAATGCACGTGAAGCAACATTCTAATGTCGTGGCAAAGCTGATGGGTTTAGAATTAATGCCCACTTCCCAAACGGCTTCTGAGGGTCAGTGGTCGGCTAAAGCATACCCAAACAGAGATATTGATTCTTTCTCGAGACCATCTGAATGCAGAGCCCCCAGTTCGCCAAGGAGCTTGTTTAAGGAACCCACCTCACCACGATCTAAAAATTCGAATTTAATTATGAAACCCATTTCGAGTTCACCGTTTCCAATTGAACCTGCTCCTTGGAGGCAGCTAGATGGTACTCGTGGTGTTCAAAGACCAGCAGGGAGGAACCATGGAAACCCCACTAGCTCATCACTTACTTCTCCTTCTGTTTATGGGAACATCGAGAGAAGGTTAAGAGAACTTGAATATAAGCAACTGGATGGTGATCTCAGAACTCTCGAGCATATGTTGGACACAATGCAGGAAAATGAGCTATATGAAATCCAAAGAGAGGAGGACCAAGCATCGAACTTTGAGTTGGAGATCAACTATAACAAACAGAACCATTCTGACATTGATCGGAGCTTTAGGTTGATAAATGGGAGAAACCCTGAGAATAGCCGTCCAGTTGCTGCAACTTCCAGGCCTTCTAGTCCAGCTGAATCGCCAATTGTAATCATGAAACCAGCAAAAAGTGCTCGTACCTTGGTCAATAAAGTCAATGGCATCTCAACTGCTCAAAAGCTTGTGAATGGTGATTCTGCAGATTGCAGGAAAGGGGCAGTTAATGGCCGAGTAGCTAAGAACCTGCGCCCAAAAGTCAGTCAGCCTGTTCGAGGGAGAGACTCTGACAATGGTAAGAAAGCCAATGCCATGACCTCAAATTCAGCAAAAACTTCAACCAGGTCTCAGCAACTACCAAGGGAGAAGACATTAAGCTCCACTAGGAGCTCAGGATCTGCAAGTCCAAAAATATATCAAAAGAGACCTCAACCGGAGAGACAAGCTCGTCCTCCAGTCCCTTCACCAGATTTGAGCACAACTAAAAAGCAATCTGTCAGAAAGTCAGGTTCTTCAAGTGGAAAGCGCAGAACAAAATCTCCGACTATGCGGCAAAAGGATGACAATACAAGTAAAATCAGTAATGAAACAAGAAGTTTAAGTTATCAAGGAGATGAAGTTTCTCTCTGTTCCGATAGCAACTTTAGCTCGGCATCGCAGATGGATGTAGAAGTAACAAGTGCTGATAGATCAGGTGAAATGAGCAGCATGTTCATCCAACAAGATAGTTTGAGCCCATCGTCAAAAGTTCCTAGCAAGTTCAGTTCTCCGGTAGAACAGAAA AAACAGTCATACATGCTGAGTGAGGATGCTCAGCAGGCAGAATTGATGGCAGCTACCCCTGAACAACCGAGTCCTGTTTCTGTTCTTGATGCCTCATTCTACAGAGATGATTTATCTTCACCTG ATGAAAAGACACAAAACCTTGATGAATATCATGTCGAAGAACAGAATCCAACTGATCTTGATCATTTGCATCGTGGTCGAAAGAAACTTGAAAACGTTGAGCACCTGGTTCAGAAGCTTAGACGGCTAAACTCATCTCATGACGAATCCAAAACAGATTATATTGCATCACTATGTGAGAACAGTAACCCAGATCATAGATACGTGTCAGAGATATTATTAGCATCCGGACTGCTACTAGGAGACCTTGAATCCGGCTTGATGTCCCTTCAACCCCACCCATCAGGCCATCCAATCAATCCAGATTTGTTCTATGTGCTGGAGCAAACTAAGACCAGTAACAATTATCTCACTGGAACTGAGAAGAGCTGCGAAGAAGATGCAGTGGCTTCAAATGCTCATCAGCAAGAGAAATTACATAGGAAGCTCGTATTCGATTCTGTGAATGAAATTCTGGAGCATAAACTGGATTCCGTGGGTCCTTTATTGAACCCATGGCTCCAAAGCAATAAGCTTGCAGGGAGAACTCTAAATGCACAACAGCTTCTTAGAGACTTGTGTTCAGAGATAGAAAAGCTTATTCAAGGGAGTGAAAACTCAGCGTGCAACTTTGATGGAGACGATTTTCTGAAAAACATCTTATTCAAGGATGTTGTCAGTGTTTCACATAAGTGGGCAGTCTCAAATGGTGAGGTTTCAGGAGTAGTATTAGACGTAGAAAAGTTGATGTTTAAGGATTTAATTGATGAGATTGTTAACAGCGAGATCATTGCAAGGCAGACTAGACGATGCAGACAACTTTTCGCAATGTAA
- the LOC113271780 gene encoding uncharacterized protein LOC113271780, with the protein MDRFFGNAYRGDPGVPHADPERFGNIWIGSLAFSAITWFNPYIWQLSNQSNWHDRAMIFEQYHWKKALQKKQPYKFKWNEMDKEVRDSYYFNWPVYFP; encoded by the exons atggaTAGATTTTTCGGGAATGCGTACAGAGGAGACCCTGGAGTTCCACATGCAGACCCAGAACGATTCGGAAATATATGGATCGGTTCACTTGCTTTCTCTGCTATCACTTGGTTCAATCCATACATTTGGCAACTCTCTAATCAATCCAA TTGGCATGACCGGGCAATGATATTCGAACAGTACCACTGGAAAAAAGCACTCCAGAAGAAACAGCCTTATAAGTTTAAG TGGAACGAGATGGACAAGGAAGTGCGTGACTCATACTACTTCAACTGGCCCGTTTACTTCCCTTAG
- the LOC113271783 gene encoding transcription factor TCP5-like, which produces MQYKMITNSRGKDLTTKQEGNDNNDKITKGPAASTSRSSWSGLKDPRVVRVSRTFGGKDRHSKVCTVRGLRDRRVRLSVPTAIQLYDLQDRLGLNQPSKVVDWLLNAAKDEIDELPPLQIPPGAFGLYPQPMIVSPQEVTDHMQTSLASLVDSYKDGDATNLLRSDKAGFNMNDNSEKHEGSRQTTDATTSESKYWNLNSPMRSSKSKEVVHETTTSDQRNNWMMNSKRSIHDQQGHGQENGEAAHNAPVGSSHHHSLHNPARANLSSLSGFQSNNNVMIPQSSFYHWDPSNLSLSQLGNQGSGFSTSSQTSEDPHNFNILSMGSSSQLSALPPGSHHQLLVCPPGATPPFFQPYATSIAQMESGAQNRQIHNHFQMLSSSSSAGNLHQNLQLNSLTPSLYSISPAGNPSSMMMMRPLQLGVNITHPSSSKQLHHSQNNGGGSDNDNDHQTNKQGNNIITTNGLSSSFTSGYSFQNDQN; this is translated from the coding sequence ATGCAATATAAGATGATCACAAATTCAAGAGGAAAAGATTTGACAACGAAGCAAGAAGGAAATGACAACAATGACAAGATCACAAAAGGTCCAGCAGCTAGTACTTCAAGGTCGTCATGGTCAGGGCTAAAAGATCCGAGAGTTGTTCGTGTCTCACGTACTTTCGGTGGGAAAGATAGGCATAGCAAAGTTTGCACAGTAAGAGGACTAAGAGATCGGCGTGTCAGGTTATCAGTACCTACAGCTATTCAGTTGTACGATCTACAAGACAGATTAGGCCTCAATCAACCTAGCAAAGTTGTTGATTGGCTTCTAAATGCTGcaaaagatgaaattgatgagCTTCCTCCGCTTCAAATTCCACCGGGAGCTTTTGGTCTATACCCTCAACCTATGATAGTTTCGCCACAAGAAGTTACTGATCATATGCAAACTTCATTAGCCTCACTCGTAGATTCATATAAGGACGGAGATGCAACTAACTTGTTACGTTCTGACAAAGCAGGGTTTAATATGAACGATAATAGCGAAAAGCATGAAGGTTCTCGTCAAACAACTGATGCAACGACATCAGAGTCTAAATATTGGAACTTGAATTCTCCAATGAGGTCATCTAAATCTAAAGAAGTTGTACATGAAACAACTACTTCTGATCAGAGAAACAATTGGATGATGAACTCTAAAAGAAGTATTCATGATCAACAAGGACACGGTCAAGAAAATGGTGAAGCTGCTCATAATGCCCCAGTTGGTTCATCTCATCATCACTCTCTTCATAATCCTGCCAGGGCTAACCTTTCTTCCTTGTCAGGGTTTCAAAGTAATAATAATGTCATGATACCTCAAAGTTCTTTCTATCATTGGGATCCTTCAAATCTATCATTATCCCAGTTAGGAAACCAAGGAAGTGGGTTTTCAACGTCATCTCAAACATCTGAAGATCCACATAACTTCAATATCCTATCAATGGGGAGTTCTTCTCAGCTGTCAGCGTTACCACCGGGTTCACATCATCAACTATTAGTTTGCCCGCCTGGAGCAACACCGCCTTTCTTCCAGCCCTATGCGACAAGCATTGCTCAAATGGAGAGCGGTGCACAAAACAGGCAAATCCATAACCATTTTCAAATGttgagttcatcatcatcagctggTAATTTACATCAGAATTTACAATTGAACTCTCTTACACCTTCTCTTTACTCGATAAGTCCTGCAGGAAACCCTAGTTCCATGATGATGATGAGACCACTTCAACTGGGTGTTAATATTACTCATCCTAGCAGCAGTAAGcagcttcatcattctcaaaacaACGGTGGAGGTAGTGATAATGATAATGATCATCAAACAAATAAGCAGGGAAATAACATTATTACTACTAATGGTCTTTCGAGTTCCTTCACTTCGGGTTATTCATTTCAAAATGATCAGAATTAA